In Flavobacterium sp. WV_118_3, one DNA window encodes the following:
- a CDS encoding chloramphenicol acetyltransferase, with translation MKQKLDLANWSRKEHFEFFKNFEEPFFGLIATVDCTKAYDNAKEAGVPFFIYYLYKTLVAVNAVEAFRYRIQDNEVVIYDRIDASSTILREDHSFGFSLIEFDRDIQTFKTIAQNEIERVRQTPGLFTRSFEMDNLIHFSSIPWVNFTSLSHARSFTFPDSCPKISFGKMTLTNGKREMPVSVHVHHGLADGYHVGLFFEELQKQLDQK, from the coding sequence GTGAAACAAAAGTTAGACCTGGCCAACTGGAGCAGAAAAGAACACTTCGAATTTTTTAAAAATTTCGAAGAGCCTTTTTTCGGCCTTATCGCAACGGTTGACTGTACCAAAGCCTACGATAACGCCAAGGAAGCCGGTGTGCCGTTTTTTATTTATTACCTGTACAAAACGCTCGTAGCGGTAAATGCTGTCGAAGCTTTTCGCTACCGGATTCAGGACAATGAGGTGGTTATTTACGATCGTATCGATGCGTCTTCGACGATCTTGCGGGAAGATCATTCTTTTGGCTTTTCGCTGATCGAATTTGATCGCGATATTCAGACGTTTAAAACCATTGCACAAAACGAAATCGAAAGGGTTCGTCAAACGCCGGGGCTTTTTACCCGAAGTTTTGAAATGGATAATCTGATCCATTTTTCTTCCATTCCGTGGGTAAACTTTACGTCATTATCACATGCCCGTAGTTTTACGTTCCCGGATAGTTGTCCGAAAATTTCCTTTGGAAAAATGACGCTAACCAACGGAAAAAGAGAAATGCCGGTTTCCGTACATGTGCATCATGGTTTGGCCGACGGCTATCATGTAGGCCTTTTTTTTGAAGAATTACAAAAACAACTGGATCAGAAATGA
- a CDS encoding NUDIX domain-containing protein, translated as MRKIAAFIILKCNDELLLLKRFKEPFKGYYVPVGGKLDPNETPLDAAIRETFEETGIRPEHFTYMGTLFEVSPVEYNWLTFVYLAEIPYQPAPECNEGILEWIHKDNLKNILTPETDLHIYEKAFNQQPFAYSARYDAELNLLELIDELNP; from the coding sequence ATGAGAAAAATTGCCGCTTTTATCATCTTAAAATGTAATGATGAGTTGCTTTTACTAAAACGTTTTAAAGAACCCTTTAAAGGCTATTACGTACCTGTTGGCGGCAAGCTCGATCCTAACGAAACACCTTTGGATGCCGCAATACGCGAAACATTTGAAGAAACCGGTATTCGTCCGGAACATTTTACCTATATGGGAACGCTTTTCGAGGTTTCTCCCGTGGAATACAACTGGCTTACTTTTGTCTATTTGGCCGAAATCCCATACCAACCGGCACCCGAATGTAACGAAGGAATATTGGAATGGATTCATAAAGATAATCTGAAAAATATCCTGACACCGGAAACGGATCTGCACATTTACGAAAAGGCTTTTAACCAACAGCCTTTTGCCTATAGTGCCCGTTATGATGCGGAACTCAACTTATTGGAATTGATCGACGAATTAAATCCGTAA
- a CDS encoding histone deacetylase translates to MLPIAYHPIYKHPLPEGHRFPMIKYELLPQQLVHEGIVSDNAFFEPDMPDMQPILAVHQKEYVNDLIRLTLDPRAVRKIGFPLSAELVERELRLVQGSITGAEKAVQTGIAFNIAGGTHHAYADHGEAFCLLNDQAIAAQYLLDRKLAKKILIVDLDVHQGNGTAAIFEHNPSVFTFSMHGQSNYPFKKERSDLDIALPDHTADDAYLSLLHQTLPQLIASERPDFIFYLSGVDILASDKLGKLACSLDACKKRDEIVFSHCHTAGIPVQCSMGGGYSPDIRTIIQAHTNTYRVASYIYS, encoded by the coding sequence ATGCTCCCGATTGCCTACCATCCGATTTACAAACATCCGCTACCGGAAGGCCATCGCTTTCCGATGATCAAATACGAATTACTACCACAACAATTGGTACATGAAGGCATTGTTTCCGACAATGCTTTTTTTGAACCGGACATGCCGGATATGCAACCAATATTGGCTGTACATCAAAAAGAATATGTAAACGATTTGATCCGATTAACATTGGATCCGAGGGCTGTACGTAAAATAGGATTTCCGTTATCTGCCGAATTGGTCGAACGGGAATTACGATTGGTACAAGGTTCCATAACCGGTGCCGAAAAAGCAGTACAAACCGGAATTGCTTTTAATATCGCTGGTGGTACGCACCATGCCTATGCCGACCATGGTGAGGCTTTTTGCCTGTTGAATGATCAGGCTATTGCGGCCCAGTATTTACTGGATCGTAAGTTGGCAAAAAAAATTCTGATTGTAGATCTTGACGTACATCAGGGAAACGGAACCGCTGCGATTTTCGAACACAATCCTTCCGTTTTTACCTTTTCGATGCACGGTCAGTCGAACTATCCTTTTAAAAAAGAACGTTCCGATTTGGATATCGCACTGCCGGATCATACGGCCGACGATGCATATTTATCGCTGTTACATCAGACGTTGCCACAACTCATTGCCTCAGAACGCCCTGATTTTATCTTTTACCTTAGCGGTGTCGACATATTGGCTTCCGATAAACTCGGAAAACTCGCCTGTTCGCTCGATGCCTGTAAAAAACGGGACGAAATTGTATTTTCACATTGCCATACCGCAGGAATACCGGTTCAATGTAGTATGGGCGGCGGCTATTCGCCGGATATCCGAACAATTATCCAGGCCCATACCAATACCTACCGGGTAGCTTCCTACATTTACAGCTAA
- a CDS encoding single-stranded DNA-binding protein yields the protein MNTLRNRVLLIGNVGSDPEIKTLEEGRKLAKLSVATNEVYYNEKGEKVTDTQWHVVKAWGKLADIVEKFVEKGKEVVLEGKLVHRTWEDKEGHKRYSTEIVVNEILLL from the coding sequence ATGAACACATTGAGAAACCGAGTGCTATTGATCGGAAACGTAGGAAGTGATCCGGAAATTAAGACATTAGAAGAAGGTAGAAAACTGGCAAAATTGTCGGTTGCTACGAACGAAGTGTATTACAACGAAAAAGGTGAAAAAGTTACCGATACACAATGGCATGTTGTAAAAGCCTGGGGGAAGCTAGCCGACATTGTTGAGAAATTTGTAGAAAAGGGAAAAGAGGTTGTTTTAGAAGGCAAGCTGGTTCACCGAACCTGGGAAGACAAAGAGGGACATAAACGCTATTCGACAGAAATTGTCGTAAACGAGATTTTATTGCTTTAA
- a CDS encoding T9SS type A sorting domain-containing protein produces MRLKLLIATTLISFCGAHAQNFNQSQWLWSAVTENSGLQENQPQGFVDRYGNYIMLGNFRTDTATIQGTTIQNTSDAAAPVKGDAYIAKFDTNGVLLNVKHFSGSKYEQFAALAYDGNDHYYAIGSYNGNMQIGTTTLTNPNTYGDRSFIVKFTLDGNPVWIKEFPEYMGGGYLQYKNNYLYLAANYSSDQLSFEGQTLPMANYAPTIQGMDKNLVAKFDANTGNLIWVSSSRYTGTTSSNMSDRIGAQMKAMVVDNNGNVYIAGDFLARSVTFGNITLNRSSSSNAGLFYVRYDNTGAVAWAKTATVGPSSDTKAYNLAVDSANNVYLVGMAYNSTINFDGTILQFPGNYGGYMVKHGTAGNLIWAKKAGISTDQAPGTNASSSSKFSRLYIDAQDNIYVGGNFYRYVNLSPDFTYTIDNNFFNFIAKYNAQGTVQACEIYPAPANGSSNLKVLDSDPDNFTIISTASVDIQLNNLNIVTNDKQSVYIAKTGESALGLAEFGTANFAVYPNPASERLFIKNKEQLSDQAQIAVYDLNGRQIFKVTGATIGEKGIEVSKLAAGIYVLGIEDASQQLKEYQKFVKNK; encoded by the coding sequence ATGAGACTAAAACTACTTATTGCAACAACTCTTATTAGTTTTTGTGGCGCCCATGCCCAGAATTTTAACCAGAGTCAATGGCTTTGGAGTGCTGTAACCGAAAACAGCGGCTTGCAGGAAAATCAACCACAAGGTTTTGTTGACCGGTACGGCAACTATATTATGCTTGGAAATTTCAGAACCGATACGGCAACAATACAGGGTACTACGATACAAAACACCAGTGATGCGGCGGCTCCGGTTAAAGGGGATGCCTATATCGCCAAATTTGATACGAACGGAGTGCTATTAAATGTAAAGCATTTTAGCGGAAGCAAATACGAGCAATTTGCAGCGCTCGCCTATGATGGTAATGATCATTATTATGCTATAGGAAGTTATAACGGGAATATGCAGATTGGGACGACCACTTTGACAAACCCAAACACGTATGGAGATCGCAGTTTTATCGTAAAATTCACATTAGACGGTAATCCGGTTTGGATTAAGGAATTTCCGGAGTATATGGGAGGCGGTTATCTGCAATATAAAAACAACTACCTGTATTTAGCGGCCAATTATTCGTCGGATCAGTTATCTTTTGAGGGGCAAACCTTACCGATGGCCAATTATGCACCGACAATTCAAGGGATGGATAAAAACCTGGTGGCCAAATTCGATGCTAATACCGGTAATCTGATTTGGGTTTCGTCTTCGCGTTATACCGGAACGACCAGTTCGAACATGTCCGACCGAATCGGGGCACAGATGAAAGCCATGGTTGTAGACAACAATGGAAATGTTTATATCGCGGGCGATTTTCTGGCACGTTCGGTAACTTTTGGAAATATTACGCTAAACCGCAGTTCGAGTTCAAACGCAGGACTGTTTTATGTGCGTTACGATAATACCGGAGCGGTAGCTTGGGCAAAAACGGCTACCGTTGGGCCAAGTTCCGACACTAAGGCGTACAACCTTGCGGTAGATTCGGCAAACAACGTATATTTGGTAGGGATGGCCTATAACTCGACAATAAATTTTGATGGAACCATTTTACAGTTCCCTGGAAATTACGGTGGTTATATGGTAAAACACGGTACAGCCGGAAACCTGATATGGGCTAAAAAAGCGGGAATATCAACAGATCAGGCACCGGGAACCAATGCGAGTTCATCGTCAAAGTTTTCGAGATTGTATATCGATGCACAGGATAATATTTATGTAGGCGGAAATTTTTACCGATATGTCAATCTTTCCCCGGATTTTACCTATACTATCGATAATAATTTTTTCAACTTCATTGCCAAATATAATGCACAAGGAACGGTACAGGCGTGTGAGATCTATCCTGCACCGGCGAATGGTTCCTCTAATTTGAAAGTACTGGATTCCGATCCGGATAATTTTACGATTATTTCGACGGCTTCTGTAGACATACAGTTAAACAATCTAAACATTGTAACCAACGATAAACAATCGGTATATATTGCCAAAACAGGAGAATCGGCTCTAGGTCTTGCCGAATTTGGAACCGCAAATTTTGCAGTATATCCCAATCCGGCCAGCGAACGATTGTTTATTAAAAACAAGGAACAATTATCCGATCAGGCACAAATCGCGGTATATGACTTAAACGGGAGACAGATTTTTAAGGTAACAGGAGCTACTATTGGCGAAAAAGGAATTGAGGTATCCAAACTGGCCGCCGGAATTTATGTGTTGGGAATTGAAGATGCATCACAACAACTAAAAGAATATCAGAAATTTGTAAAAAACAAATAA
- a CDS encoding bifunctional GNAT family N-acetyltransferase/carbon-nitrogen hydrolase family protein produces the protein MQKAINKVELRNLQIEDYKELKNSMVEAYSELKEAYWQEEQIERLLEIFPEGQLVILVDDRVVGSALSLIVDNRKASATHTYEKITGNYTFSTHDPFGDVLYGIDVFIHPDYRGLRLGRRLYDARKEICEKLNLQSIIFAGRIPRYAEHAKEMTPKQYIEKVRAKEIHDPVLSFQLSNDFHVIKVMKNYLEGDVSSQEYAVLLEWNNIYYEKHQQLINTRKSVIRLGLIQWQMRPLNNLEALFEQAEFFIDAVSGYASDFAMFPELFIAPLMADYNHLSEADAIRELARYTDSIRKKFQEFAISYNINIITGSMPLLENGNLYNVGFLCKRDGTSEMYSKIHITPNEVFYWGMKGGSQIKTFDTDCGKIGIMICYDVEFPELSRLLADEGMDILFVPFLTDTQNGYTRVRNCAQARAIENECYVAIAGCVGNLPKVNNMDIQFAQAAVFTPSDFAFPTNGIKAEATPNTEMTLIVDVDVDLLKELHEHGSVRIMKDRRKDLYQIKKLKP, from the coding sequence ATGCAAAAAGCCATCAATAAAGTTGAGTTACGAAATCTACAGATCGAAGATTATAAAGAACTGAAAAATTCCATGGTGGAAGCCTATAGCGAACTAAAAGAAGCCTATTGGCAAGAAGAGCAAATCGAACGCCTGCTGGAAATTTTCCCGGAAGGACAACTTGTAATACTGGTCGACGACAGAGTGGTCGGTTCGGCGCTTTCATTAATTGTAGATAACCGAAAGGCCAGTGCGACACATACCTATGAAAAAATCACCGGAAATTATACCTTTTCCACTCACGATCCTTTTGGCGATGTGTTATACGGTATCGATGTTTTTATTCATCCGGATTATCGCGGACTTCGTTTGGGACGGCGTTTGTATGATGCCCGAAAAGAAATCTGTGAAAAACTGAATTTACAATCGATCATCTTCGCCGGAAGAATTCCGCGTTATGCCGAACATGCCAAAGAGATGACGCCAAAACAATATATCGAAAAAGTACGTGCCAAGGAAATCCACGATCCGGTGTTGTCGTTTCAACTGAGTAATGATTTCCACGTCATCAAGGTGATGAAAAATTACCTCGAAGGCGATGTTAGTTCGCAGGAATATGCCGTGCTTTTGGAATGGAATAATATTTATTATGAAAAACATCAACAACTGATCAACACACGAAAAAGTGTCATCCGACTAGGGTTGATTCAGTGGCAAATGCGACCGCTCAACAATCTGGAAGCACTATTCGAACAGGCCGAGTTTTTTATTGATGCCGTTTCCGGATATGCCAGCGATTTTGCCATGTTTCCGGAGTTGTTTATCGCGCCCCTAATGGCCGATTACAATCATCTTTCGGAAGCCGATGCGATTCGGGAATTAGCGCGCTATACCGATTCGATCCGGAAAAAATTTCAGGAATTCGCGATTTCCTATAATATCAATATCATTACCGGCAGTATGCCGCTACTGGAAAACGGGAATTTGTACAATGTCGGTTTTCTGTGTAAAAGAGACGGAACATCCGAAATGTATTCCAAAATTCATATTACACCAAACGAAGTGTTTTATTGGGGTATGAAAGGCGGTTCGCAAATCAAAACGTTTGATACCGATTGTGGAAAAATCGGTATTATGATTTGTTATGATGTGGAATTCCCGGAATTGTCCCGCTTACTGGCCGACGAAGGGATGGATATTCTGTTTGTTCCGTTTCTTACGGATACGCAAAACGGGTATACACGGGTTCGCAATTGTGCGCAGGCGCGGGCTATCGAAAACGAATGTTATGTTGCCATCGCCGGTTGTGTCGGAAATCTTCCCAAGGTAAACAATATGGATATACAGTTTGCGCAGGCGGCCGTTTTTACCCCTTCGGATTTTGCGTTTCCAACCAACGGAATCAAGGCCGAAGCCACGCCAAATACCGAAATGACGTTAATAGTAGACGTGGATGTGGATTTATTGAAAGAATTGCACGAACACGGTAGTGTCCGCATTATGAAAGATCGGAGAAAAGATTTGTATCAAATCAAAAAATTAAAACCATAA
- a CDS encoding YfiT family bacillithiol transferase, with product MELEQLQYPIGKFTVPTEIDTDHIREWKTTIRELPLELEKLVKALPQTELNWIYRPDGWSIKQVVHHLADSHMNSFIRFKLTLTENVPAIRPYEEQLWAATPDGKDDGISASLLIIKGVHSRWSYLIDHLSEQDLNLLYFHPQHQRLYSLKEAIGLYHWHSRHHLAHIRQALQHKGIF from the coding sequence ATGGAACTCGAGCAATTACAATATCCGATCGGGAAATTTACCGTTCCTACGGAAATCGATACGGATCATATACGGGAATGGAAAACGACAATACGGGAATTACCTTTGGAACTGGAAAAACTGGTAAAAGCGCTCCCTCAAACGGAACTAAACTGGATTTACCGACCGGATGGCTGGTCGATTAAACAAGTGGTGCATCATTTGGCCGATAGTCATATGAACAGTTTTATCCGTTTTAAACTAACGTTAACCGAAAATGTTCCGGCAATCCGACCGTATGAAGAACAACTTTGGGCCGCTACGCCCGATGGAAAAGACGACGGTATCTCGGCCTCCTTACTAATCATCAAAGGTGTCCACAGTCGTTGGAGTTATCTGATTGATCATTTGTCGGAACAGGATTTGAATCTGTTGTATTTTCATCCGCAACACCAACGCCTTTATTCGTTAAAAGAAGCCATCGGATTATACCATTGGCATTCCCGACATCATTTGGCACATATCCGTCAGGCGTTACAACACAAAGGGATTTTTTAA
- a CDS encoding SDR family oxidoreductase, with protein sequence MKPSIAIVGCGWLGLPLAKTLIQHGYSVSGSTTSPEKLSVLEEAQIDPFLIKCYEDQVEGNWEGLLSGKEIVIIDIPPKLRGENRENFVAKIQTLISCIVTTTVTKVLFIGSTSVYSDTDATVTESTIPQPDTENGKQLLEAENYLLENPNLQTTIVRFGGLIGNDRNPVKFLAGKENIENPEAPINFIHQTDCIGILLAIIEKEIWNETFNAVAPSHPTREAYYTRKALEFGLPLPQFSHEKPSSGKSISSEKVQHILEYEFQIAEL encoded by the coding sequence ATGAAACCTTCTATCGCAATTGTCGGCTGCGGCTGGCTTGGCCTTCCATTGGCAAAAACACTGATCCAACACGGTTATTCGGTGAGCGGTTCTACAACCTCACCCGAAAAATTGTCGGTATTAGAGGAAGCGCAAATCGATCCTTTTTTGATCAAATGCTACGAAGATCAGGTAGAAGGCAATTGGGAAGGTTTACTTTCCGGAAAAGAAATTGTCATCATTGATATTCCGCCGAAACTTAGAGGTGAAAACCGGGAGAATTTTGTAGCCAAAATACAAACCTTGATTTCCTGTATTGTCACAACAACGGTTACGAAAGTCCTTTTTATAGGTTCCACTTCGGTGTATTCCGATACCGATGCAACGGTAACCGAATCCACAATTCCGCAACCGGATACCGAAAACGGAAAGCAACTTTTGGAAGCCGAAAACTACTTACTTGAGAATCCGAATCTTCAGACGACTATTGTCCGATTTGGCGGACTGATCGGGAACGATCGGAATCCGGTAAAATTCCTCGCCGGAAAGGAAAATATCGAAAACCCCGAAGCTCCGATCAATTTTATCCATCAAACGGATTGTATCGGTATTCTTCTGGCGATAATCGAAAAAGAAATCTGGAACGAAACCTTTAATGCCGTCGCGCCTTCCCATCCTACACGGGAAGCATATTATACCCGAAAAGCATTGGAATTCGGATTACCGTTACCGCAATTCAGTCACGAAAAACCATCGTCCGGAAAAAGCATCAGCTCGGAAAAAGTACAGCACATTTTAGAATATGAATTCCAGATTGCCGAATTATGA
- a CDS encoding winged helix DNA-binding domain-containing protein has protein sequence MDLIDIVSLRLNNQWLHQSPALDITEIVSRMGAFQAQDFAMSKWALGIRKPGTSETEIEAAFNSGSIVRTHVMRPTWHTVAASDIYWMLDLSAKRIKGSAKGRLKELELTPEVLSRSYSILEKTLVGNKHHTREELVALFEQNGIANYDNRMSHILILAEQDGLICSGKIKNGKTTYALLAEWVPQKSTISREEALEKLARKYFSSHGPATLADFQWWSGLSLSEVRKALDLIQHDFQSESIGSETYWFSHTISSSVPKNTIHLLPAFDECIISYKDRTATLTIDHHKKAVTRNGIFHPVILHNGKAIGIWKRIIKNQKVTIDIHPFDSFTPSLTEPLENKIQEFGVFLNKEPHIHYHS, from the coding sequence ATGGACTTAATAGATATCGTTAGCCTTCGTCTCAACAACCAGTGGTTACACCAAAGTCCGGCACTGGATATTACGGAAATCGTATCCCGAATGGGTGCGTTTCAGGCGCAGGATTTTGCCATGTCGAAATGGGCTTTGGGTATCCGAAAACCCGGCACTTCTGAAACCGAAATTGAAGCCGCATTTAATTCCGGTTCGATTGTTCGCACCCATGTTATGCGTCCGACCTGGCATACGGTTGCCGCGTCCGATATTTACTGGATGCTGGATTTATCGGCCAAACGGATTAAAGGTTCTGCCAAAGGACGGCTAAAAGAACTCGAACTGACGCCCGAAGTCCTTTCGCGTTCGTATTCCATTTTGGAAAAAACACTGGTCGGAAACAAGCATCATACCCGTGAGGAATTGGTTGCCTTATTCGAGCAAAATGGTATTGCGAACTACGACAATCGGATGTCGCATATTTTAATTTTGGCCGAACAGGACGGACTGATCTGTAGCGGAAAAATCAAAAACGGAAAAACCACGTATGCGTTGTTAGCAGAATGGGTTCCGCAAAAAAGTACCATTAGTCGGGAGGAGGCCTTGGAAAAACTCGCCCGGAAGTACTTTTCCAGTCATGGTCCAGCGACACTAGCCGATTTCCAATGGTGGTCCGGATTGTCGTTGTCTGAAGTCCGAAAAGCACTCGATCTGATCCAACACGATTTTCAGTCTGAAAGTATCGGTTCCGAAACCTATTGGTTTTCCCATACGATTTCTTCATCGGTTCCTAAAAATACGATTCACCTGTTACCGGCGTTCGACGAATGTATCATTAGTTATAAAGATCGTACCGCAACGCTAACTATTGATCATCATAAAAAAGCGGTTACCCGAAACGGAATTTTTCATCCGGTTATTTTGCATAACGGAAAGGCTATTGGCATCTGGAAACGGATCATCAAAAATCAAAAAGTAACCATCGATATCCATCCTTTCGATTCTTTTACGCCTTCGTTAACCGAACCGCTGGAAAACAAAATACAGGAATTTGGCGTTTTCCTGAATAAAGAACCCCATATCCACTATCACTCATGA
- a CDS encoding VOC family protein, translated as MKQNITHITLLVHDYDETIAFYTEKLQFSVLENRHGDDGSRWVTLAPKGYSGSAFALIKATTPAQQERVGNQTGGTVSFFLNTDDIERDLAHFRQHNVTIVRDMVPEPWGKVAIFADLYGNLWDLIETP; from the coding sequence ATGAAACAAAATATCACGCATATTACCCTTTTGGTACACGATTATGACGAAACCATTGCTTTTTATACGGAAAAACTTCAATTTTCGGTATTGGAAAACAGACACGGCGACGATGGCAGCCGTTGGGTAACGCTGGCACCAAAGGGTTATTCCGGTAGCGCATTTGCCTTGATCAAAGCGACGACACCGGCACAACAGGAACGCGTTGGCAACCAAACCGGCGGTACGGTTTCTTTTTTTCTGAATACCGACGACATCGAACGCGATCTGGCTCATTTCCGACAACATAATGTTACCATCGTTCGGGATATGGTTCCAGAGCCTTGGGGCAAAGTGGCCATTTTTGCCGATTTGTATGGGAATCTTTGGGATCTAATCGAAACACCATGA
- a CDS encoding DUF6157 family protein: MKSTNYSNTFIAVAEDCPVSQAEIPPIRGNEKSAVNLQFETLRDNPYRYTSDDILFRVYALKNHIPKSDYESEREFFFSKSQACLRCSPLSKRYGWGTHHNAEGKVALYAIDSDDYKKLAQDSALTQVKAMRSKRK, translated from the coding sequence ATGAAGTCGACCAATTATAGCAATACGTTTATTGCCGTTGCCGAAGATTGTCCGGTTTCGCAAGCCGAAATTCCACCGATACGCGGAAACGAAAAATCGGCGGTGAATTTACAGTTTGAAACACTTCGCGACAATCCGTATCGCTATACATCGGATGACATTTTATTTAGGGTTTATGCGCTGAAAAATCATATTCCAAAATCCGATTATGAGTCGGAACGGGAGTTCTTTTTCTCCAAAAGTCAGGCGTGTTTGCGATGTTCCCCTTTGTCCAAACGCTATGGTTGGGGAACGCATCACAATGCCGAAGGTAAAGTCGCACTCTATGCTATCGATTCCGACGACTACAAAAAACTGGCGCAGGATTCCGCACTAACACAGGTTAAGGCAATGCGTTCCAAACGGAAATAA